The Euphorbia lathyris chromosome 3, ddEupLath1.1, whole genome shotgun sequence genome contains a region encoding:
- the LOC136223917 gene encoding uncharacterized protein gives MGSSFNPQILVEKLAKLNPSQASIETLSHWCIFHMNKAKQVVETWDRQFHCSPCEQRLAFLYLANDILQNSRRKGSEFVGEFWKVLPGALRYVIDSGDEAGRSAALRLINIWEERKVFGSRVQTLKDEIMGKHSESSNRNGKHVDLKLKQPAGSTLDKIISGYQVVHSGQVDEDVIINKCRSAITCFEKTEKEVDSNINSGQFCRPAFAVELQGKHAILTDSINQLTAIELSRAGLVSQLRDALQEEESKLEQVRNQLQMAQSQLEHANKVCQQLVHSSNVKLVAEESSKEVSTSIANKSFIPGDRDQSAPAMYRRQASFPEKSNHVEEDPRKSAAAAVAAKLTASTSSAQMLSYVLSSLASEGVIGNSVKESSGEYQPEKRAKLDNDQPYIPTQNPAQPPLSMFQHPESYQIATTGQQLTSNDPPPPPSSPPPLPPLPPMPAYSIPQYLQTAGSIQYGYSMSQQQLPSLTVYPGVGTQMTGISPFTVAGSNSYQSYQGSDGNLYTQQSSMPMAPISRQ, from the exons ATGGGCAGTTCATTTAATCCACAGATTTTAGTGGAAAAGCTTGCCAAGCTCAACCCTTCACAAGCAAGTATAGAGA CTTTATCACATTGGTGCATTTTTCATATGAATAAAGCAAAGCAAGTTGTTGAAACATGGGACAGGCAGTTCCATTGTTCTCCATGTGAGCAGAGATTGGCTTTTCTCTATCTCGCGAATGACATTTTGCAGAATAGTCGTCGAAAAGGTTCAGAGTTTGTTGGTGAATTTTGGAAGGTTCTTCCAGGAGCTCTTCGTTATGTAATTGACAGTGGGGATGAGGCTGGAAGAAGTGCTGCACTAAGACTG ATTAACATTTGGGAAGAAAGAAAAGTTTTTGGTTCGCGTGTGCAAACACTAAAGGATGAGATTATGGGAAAGCACTCGGAAAGTAGTAATAGAAACGGGAAGCATGTAGACTTAAAACTG AAGCAGCCTGCTGGAAGCACTttggataagataatttcaggtTATCAGGTTGTTCATAGTGGTCAGGTGGATGAAGATGTTATTATAAACAAATGCAGGAGTGCAATTACTTGTTTTGAGAAAACAGAAAAGGAAGTTGATAGCAATATTAATTCAG GACAATTTTGTAGACCTGCATTTGCAGTGGAGCTGCAAGGCAAGCATGCTATTTTGACGGACAGCATTAACCAACTGACAGCTATTGAACTATCAAGGGCAGGCCTGGTCTCTCAACTGAGAGACGCTCTCCAAGAGGAG gAGTCCAAGCTGGAACAAGTTCGCAACCAACTTCAG ATGGCACAGTCTCAATTGGAACATGCTAATAAAGTATGCCAACAGTTGGTGCATTCAAGCAATGTTAAGTTAGTAGCTGAGGAAAGTTCAAAGGAAGTTAGCACTTCCATTGCAAACAAAAGTTTTATACCTGGAGACAGGGATCAGTCAGCTCCAGCAATGTACAGACGGCAGGCATCATTCCCTGAAAAAAGTAACCATGTAGAGGAAGATCCTCGGAAATCTGCAGCTGCTGCAGTGGCAGCAAAATTAACTGCATCGACATCATCGGCTCAGATGCTTTCATATGTCCTCTCATCTCTGGCATCTGAAGGTGTCATTGGCAATTCAGTAAAAGAATCATCTGGTGAATACCAACCCGAAAAAAGGGCTAAGCTTGACAATGACCAGCCTTACATACCAACCCAGAATCCAGCACAACCACCTCTTTCTATGTTCCAACATCCTGAATCCTATCAAATAGCAACCACTGGTCAACAGTTAACATCAAATGACCCACCACCTCCTCCATCATCACCTCCACCACTGCCACCTCTACCACCTATGCCAGCATATTCAATTCCCCAGTACCTGCAAACTGCTGGATCAATACAATACGGGTACAGCATGTCCCAGCAACAACTGCCTTCCTTGACTGTCTATCCAGGAGTAGGGACGCAAATGACTGGTATTTCTCCTTTTACAGTAGCTGGGTCGAATTCATACCAAAGTTATCAAGGTTCAGATGGTAATTTGTATACTCAGCAGTCATCCATGCCAATGGCACCAATTTCCCGGCAATAG